The Euphorbia lathyris chromosome 2, ddEupLath1.1, whole genome shotgun sequence genome includes a window with the following:
- the LOC136220054 gene encoding pentatricopeptide repeat-containing protein At4g18840-like isoform X1, with protein MSISSPSYLFFSTPNKITLNFQQNSQSKKPDPAISLLQLCKKVEELRQVHTFLIKTSLIREKHAFGRLLVSFSSFDDLGTVDYARKLFDSINIPKNSFIYNTMMRAYLKCGNPREAFVVYSHMVCEDYVYPDDFTFTFVFSACSKFNAVSEGKQAHAQMIKLKPPFNFGVHSWNSLMDFYTKIGELGIAIHRLFDRIDEPDVVSWNCLISGYVKSGDLNQAQKVFDEMPQRDVVSWTTLLVGYANAGFLSEASRLFSEMPEPNLVSWTALINCYLQLGYYSKVLDLFEQMQIAEIEMDKITITTLLSACSRLGALDHGQWLHGYLDKHGIKIDAHLSTALIDMYSKCGRIELARKAFREAADKKVFVWNSMLGGLALHSFGEEAIELFDEMIKFGIDPNEITYINILVACDHSGLVEVGLGFFNRLMEDQKVKPTIDHYGCLVNLLGRAGSLYDAFQVIESMPLKADGSLWRALLGACKMHGNIKLGEKVGRILIKMEPLNHMNYVLLSNLYAMFNRWEMVGELRRDMKLKGLMKKPGCSSIEVSGVVHEFVARDLSHSKSKEIYETLNIMANHALNLDITYCHVCEARESEEVEV; from the exons ATGAGCATATCATCACcttcttatctcttcttctCAACACCAAACAAAATCACACTAAACTTTCAGCAAAATTCTCAATCGAAAAAACCTGATCCTGCAATTTCTCTTCTTCAATTATGCAAAAAAGTGGAAGAACTCCGACAAGTTCACACCTTTCTCATCAAAACCTCTCTAATCAGAGAAAAACATGCCTTCGGCCGTCTTCTCGTATCATTCTCATCATTCGATGATCTGGGTACAGTTGATTACGCTCGAAAACTGTTCGATTCAATCAATATCCCAAAAAACTCCTTCATCTATAACACAATGATGAGAGCCTATTTGAAATGTGGAAATCCAAGAGAAGCATTTGTTGTCTATTCTCACATGGTTTGTGAAGATTATGTTTACCCTGACGATTTCACTTtcacttttgtgttttctgcTTGTTCTAAGTTTAATGCTGTTTCTGAAGGTAAACAGGCTCATGCGCAgatgataaaattaaaacccCCTTTTAATTTTGGGGTGCATTCTTGGAATTCCTTGATGGATTTTTATACCAAAATTGGAGAGCTAGGGATTGCAATTCACCGACTGTTTGACAGAATTGATGAACCAGATGTTGTTTCTTGGAATTGTTTGATTAGTGGGTATGTGAAATCAGGGGATTTAAATCAGGCACAGAAGGTGTTCGATGAAATGCCGCAAAGAGATGTTGTCTCTTGGACTACTTTACTTGTAGGCTATGCAAATGCAGGTTTTTTGAGTGAAGCTTCTCGATTATTCTCTGAAATGCCAGAGCCAAATTTGGTTTCTTGGACTGCATTGATCAACTGTTACTTACAATTAGGTTATTACAGCAAGGTTTTGGATCTGTTTGAACAGATGCAAATTGCTGAAATTGAAATGGACAAGATCACCATAACAACTTTACTCTCTGCCTGTTCCAGATTAGGAGCTTTGGATCATGGACAATGGCTCCATGGCTACCTGGATAAACATGGGATCAAAATTGATGCTCATTTATCAACAGCTTTGATTGATATGTATAGCAAGTGTGGAAGAATAGAATTGGCAAGGAAAGCTTTCAGAGAAGCGGCAGATAAGAAGGTGTTTGTGTGGAATTCTATGTTGGGAGGGTTGGCTCTTCATTCATTTGGGGAAGAAGCTATTGAGTTATTTGATGAGATGATAAAGTTTGGAATAGATCCTAATGAAATCACATATATCAATATCTTAGTAGCTTGTGATCATTCTGGTCTTGTTGAAGTTGGATTGGGGTTTTTCAATAGATTGATGGAAGATCAGAAAGTGAAACCAACAATTGATCACTATGGATGCCTTGTGAACCTACTGGGCCGTGCAGGTTCATTATATGATGCATTTCAG GTAATTGAGAGTATGCCTTTGAAAGCAGATGGGAGCTTATGGAGAGCCCTCCTGGGCGCCTGTAAGATGCATGGGAATATTAAGTTGGGAGAGAAAGTAGGAAGAATTTTAATAAAGATGGAGCCTTTAAATCACATGAATTATGTGCTTTTATCAAATCTATATGCTATGTTTAATAGATGGGAAATGGTTGGTGAATTGAGGAGAGACATGAAATTGAAAGGTTTGATGAAGAAGCCTGGTTGTAGCTCCATTGAGGTTAGTGGTGTTGTCCATGAGTTTGTTGCTAGAGACTTATCTCACTCCAAGAGTAAAGAGATCTATGAGACATTGAATATAATGGCTAACCATGCTTTGAATTTAGACATTACTTATTGTCACGTATGTGAGGCGCGGGAAAGTGAAGAAGTAGAAGTTTGA
- the LOC136220054 gene encoding pentatricopeptide repeat-containing protein At4g18840-like isoform X2 produces MSISSPSYLFFSTPNKITLNFQQNSQSKKPDPAISLLQLCKKVEELRQVHTFLIKTSLIREKHAFGRLLVSFSSFDDLGTVDYARKLFDSINIPKNSFIYNTMMRAYLKCGNPREAFVVYSHMVCEDYVYPDDFTFTFVFSACSKFNAVSEGKQAHAQMIKLKPPFNFGVHSWNSLMDFYTKIGELGIAIHRLFDRIDEPDVVSWNCLISGYVKSGDLNQAQKVFDEMPQRDVVSWTTLLVGYANAGFLSEASRLFSEMPEPNLVSWTALINCYLQLGYYSKVLDLFEQMQIAEIEMDKITITTLLSACSRLGALDHGQWLHGYLDKHGIKIDAHLSTALIDMYSKCGRIELARKAFREAADKKVFVWNSMLGGLALHSFGEEAIELFDEMIKFGIDPNEITYINILVACDHSGLVEVGLGFFNRLMEDQKVKPTIDHYGCLVNLLGRAGSLYDAFQVIESMPLKADGSLWRALLGACKMHGNIKLGEKVGRILIKMEPLNHMNYVLLSNLYAMFNRWEMVGELRRDMKLKGLMKKPGCSSIEIHIPNIGIRDHILRPFCGW; encoded by the exons ATGAGCATATCATCACcttcttatctcttcttctCAACACCAAACAAAATCACACTAAACTTTCAGCAAAATTCTCAATCGAAAAAACCTGATCCTGCAATTTCTCTTCTTCAATTATGCAAAAAAGTGGAAGAACTCCGACAAGTTCACACCTTTCTCATCAAAACCTCTCTAATCAGAGAAAAACATGCCTTCGGCCGTCTTCTCGTATCATTCTCATCATTCGATGATCTGGGTACAGTTGATTACGCTCGAAAACTGTTCGATTCAATCAATATCCCAAAAAACTCCTTCATCTATAACACAATGATGAGAGCCTATTTGAAATGTGGAAATCCAAGAGAAGCATTTGTTGTCTATTCTCACATGGTTTGTGAAGATTATGTTTACCCTGACGATTTCACTTtcacttttgtgttttctgcTTGTTCTAAGTTTAATGCTGTTTCTGAAGGTAAACAGGCTCATGCGCAgatgataaaattaaaacccCCTTTTAATTTTGGGGTGCATTCTTGGAATTCCTTGATGGATTTTTATACCAAAATTGGAGAGCTAGGGATTGCAATTCACCGACTGTTTGACAGAATTGATGAACCAGATGTTGTTTCTTGGAATTGTTTGATTAGTGGGTATGTGAAATCAGGGGATTTAAATCAGGCACAGAAGGTGTTCGATGAAATGCCGCAAAGAGATGTTGTCTCTTGGACTACTTTACTTGTAGGCTATGCAAATGCAGGTTTTTTGAGTGAAGCTTCTCGATTATTCTCTGAAATGCCAGAGCCAAATTTGGTTTCTTGGACTGCATTGATCAACTGTTACTTACAATTAGGTTATTACAGCAAGGTTTTGGATCTGTTTGAACAGATGCAAATTGCTGAAATTGAAATGGACAAGATCACCATAACAACTTTACTCTCTGCCTGTTCCAGATTAGGAGCTTTGGATCATGGACAATGGCTCCATGGCTACCTGGATAAACATGGGATCAAAATTGATGCTCATTTATCAACAGCTTTGATTGATATGTATAGCAAGTGTGGAAGAATAGAATTGGCAAGGAAAGCTTTCAGAGAAGCGGCAGATAAGAAGGTGTTTGTGTGGAATTCTATGTTGGGAGGGTTGGCTCTTCATTCATTTGGGGAAGAAGCTATTGAGTTATTTGATGAGATGATAAAGTTTGGAATAGATCCTAATGAAATCACATATATCAATATCTTAGTAGCTTGTGATCATTCTGGTCTTGTTGAAGTTGGATTGGGGTTTTTCAATAGATTGATGGAAGATCAGAAAGTGAAACCAACAATTGATCACTATGGATGCCTTGTGAACCTACTGGGCCGTGCAGGTTCATTATATGATGCATTTCAG GTAATTGAGAGTATGCCTTTGAAAGCAGATGGGAGCTTATGGAGAGCCCTCCTGGGCGCCTGTAAGATGCATGGGAATATTAAGTTGGGAGAGAAAGTAGGAAGAATTTTAATAAAGATGGAGCCTTTAAATCACATGAATTATGTGCTTTTATCAAATCTATATGCTATGTTTAATAGATGGGAAATGGTTGGTGAATTGAGGAGAGACATGAAATTGAAAGGTTTGATGAAGAAGCCTGGTTGTAGCTCCATTGAG ATCCACATACctaacattggtatcagagatcACATCCTCCGGCCTTTCTGTGGATGGTAA